The window CGGTCGCGAGAGCCTGCCGCAACATTACCGCTCGTACTACGGCGGTAACATTGGACCTCGACAACCTCGCACTTGAAATGGACCTCATGCGGCCGGCTCAGGATCACACGTCTCGCGAAGCCGAACTCGCTTTTTCGCGTTCCGCGTCGGTTATGAGCGGcatcgatgatggtgaACCTCTGAACAATGTGGGCAATCTGATGCACGCGTTGCCTGCCGCCGCCACGCTCAGATCCGCCGACGAAATCACACGCGCTGAGCGTGTCAAGAGCGAAAGCGTCGCTGTCTTCGTCAATGCACGCGAGAAGCCGATCCTCAACACGAGAGCCGTGCCTGGTTCTCAACAAGCGAATAAGAAGATGGCCAAGCCAATGCAGCACTCAGATCTTCAGATCGCATTTGCGAAGGGACCGGTGCATCTTGGCAAGCGTGCTCCTCCTGCAGTTCGCAGCGCCTCTGTCATAACAGCTTCGCCAGTGCCTGATGGCGCAGCGAACGGTGCCACCAAAGCGGTGGAAACGGACCAAATTGCTTCCGTTACCAAGAGCGTCCCTGTGCCAAAGCTGTCTGAACCTCCTCGTACAGCGTCGTCAACTTCTCCTGTTTCCGCGGCAGCTTGTGTTGAATCAAAAGCCGACCCGTCCATGTTTGGATCCCGCAGTGCTCCGGACCCTTCGTCATCTGCAAGTGCTACTGTTCCTCCTCAAAAGCAAAGCGAACCAATGACGCCGCTCATGTTCGGCGGATTCGACTCACCCGCCGCGGCCCATGCAAAGGCTCCGGCCAAAGCTTTTGCAGGGTTCGGGTCATCGCCCGTAGCTCCTCCTGCCaccacagcagctgctgcaccttCGATTTCAGCTCCAAAGGCTGCCCCTCCTTCTCAGCCATTGAGCTTTGGAGGATTCAGTCAGCCTTCTGTCTCCGCACCCAAGCCTGCTACAGCAACCTTCGGTGGCTTTGGCAAGCCGTTGGCGCAGAAAATGGATTCGCCTACGGCGGCAGTCCCAGCAGCTTCAAGTCAAAAGATCGTTGCATCCTCGAGCTTCAGTGGCTTCAGCTCGCCTGCTCCAGCCTCATCCAAGTCCACCTCCACTCCGTTTGCTGGCTTCGGATCCACAGCCACCCCCCCAGCGTCTGCCGCTCCACCGGCCAAGTCTCCGTCCACATCCACACGAGGCGCCGCTGCCAGCACTTCAGCTTTCGGCAAAGCGACACTGCCCACGCTCAACTttggcaagctcagctctgTACCCGCGGGCATGTTTGATCTACCCGCGAAAGACAATACGCCGTTCCAGCCGGGAGCGCGTGCGACTAGTtcaagcacgagcagcattCGCAGCTCTCACACGAGCAAGTCAAAGTTCAGGGGTACAGCCGTGCAGCTTCCACCTTCTTCGAGTGGAGGAGAGCGATCGGATGCGGGCGCGGGGGCTTCGGTCAAGGCTACCTCGGATTTCTTTGCTTTgcctccaccaccgaaAGCTAAGGATGGCTCGACAGCGGATGCTCCCTCCTTCAAGGGCTTCAGCGGATTCGGTGTGGGTGCCGACAAGGCTGCGCCCAAGGCCGGTGCTCCTCTTACGGCTGCAGGCGGCATTTCTACCTTCAACTTTGGCGATCTCGGAAAGAAAATCGGAACGGCCGCTGGTTCCTCTTCAGCGAGCGAAAACTCGACGTTCAAGATTGCTGATCTGGAaaagaagcacgaatcacctGCAGCAGCCGGAGACTCGAACAAGACGGTCGCTGCTCCGCCTTCTTCAGCCACTCCATCTTGGCAGCCTGCCGCGAGTGGGTTCAGTcttggcgatctcggcaagaagaacgcTGAATGCGCCGCCGTTCCGCCCTCGTCAGGTCAGCCGAAGCAAACCTCATTTGCCCACTTCAGCTTTAGTGACGCGGGCAAGAAGTCCGAGCCTGCAAAGCCGGCCGCTGGTGGGTTCAGCTTTGGAGATTGGAGTAAAAGGGCGGACGAGACAGAAGGAGGCGCGTCAGCTCAAGCTTCTGAGAAACATGTTGGCTTTAGCTTCGCTCCTGCTGTGTCAGATAAGCCGGCAGCAGAAGAGAAGGCGGTGGAAGACGAAGGCAAAGATGAGAAGGGGGGTAACAGTGCTAAGGCAGACACCGCAGAGAAGTCAGAGAAGCCAACAAAAGACAAGAatgaggaagaggaagaggaagaggaagcagaATCTGAGAAGACAGACGCCAAATACACCAAAGATGAAACGCTGCCCGACCCTTCCACATTCAGTTTCTGCAAGCCGTCCGAGCCACGAAACAAGGAGCCCTTGGTGGAATCGGTATCCGAGTCGCACACAGCCGCGTCCACGCCTGCTGCTAGGCCTGTAACCACCTTCAGCTTCGGCGCAGCTTCTGATGGCGCGGAGGAAAACCAGAAAGACGGACAAGCAGTGAACGACAAGAAGGATGATGCAAAGTCTGCAACGTTTTCGGCTTCAAATggtgctgcagcgccaCCAATGGATGCTGATGTTAGCTACCCGCCCAAGGCTAAGTCTTGCACTGCAGCCGTTGACGACAAGTCCACGGCGGACAGCACAAGTGCGACCTCGACTACGACCACAACGTCAGCATTCAAGTTCGCACCCAGCAAACTGAATCCGTCTGCATCAGCGGCTTCGGCATTCAGCGCATTCAAGTCGAGTCCTGCGTTTGGCTTTGGTGCCTTGTCATCGCCCAAATCCACAGACAGCTCTAGCAATACGGTCAATGCGTTCAGCTTTGCACCGCAGACCGCCACGCCATCCGCTAAGCCTGCATTTGGCAGCACATCCGCCTTCGGCACAACCTCGAGTTTCGGCATGACATCCTCGCCCTCTGCCGCATCCATTTTTGGTAGTCCATCAGCCTTTGGCACCACTTCCAGCTTTGGCGCATCACCATCTACAAACAGCACGAACGACAAGGTCAAATCAGCCTTTGGAGCCGGAGCAGGTTTTGGCGCTTTTGCATCGAGCAACAAGACGAGTCCTTttgcaagcgcagcaaggTCGAACGGTGAAGATGGAGACAAGAGCGGTGGTTCATTGTTGTCGAGGTTGAGTGGGAAGCCGGAGCAGGTTGCGTctgatgatgatggaggagaggaggaggaggaggaagttgaagaagaagaagatgatgatgatgatgcagacgacgatggggaggaagaagacgaggatgaagactacgaagatgaagacgaTTACACGGACGAAGAAGACTacgaagatgaagaagTCGGGGTTGacgttgatgatgacgacgtcGATAGTGGTGTTGGgcacgacgaggaggctgGTGGTGACTCGCTCGAGGAGTCGGCCGTTCACGTCGACAAGGCTGATGCGCAGGACGCAGAGCATCATGATGTTGCCACCAGAGAGGCAGAGGACGGAGCAAGAGATGAGGCAGATGAAAGCTTTGAGCccgacgaggacgaagaggaaggaCTCTCAGCAGTCGAAGAAGAGCctgaagaggaggaggatcCAGTTGCAAGGAACGTGGACAAATCGGACTGATCTCATCATCCTTTCTCCAATCGCGTCCACACCTTACTTGTCAATCGCTGATCGCCCCAGACCCAATACATGTCTTTCACACGCTCATTCGGCGATGACTGCAGTACGTCACACACGTGTCCATGCATTTCGAGATCCGAAGAACATGTTTTTGGTAAGTCATGCTATTGTAAACCTAGGAATCACCGTGGCATCATCAGTCCTCCCTGAGAATCAGACCAGCAGCGCCCATGCCGAGTCCAATACACATGGAGACGACGGCGACCTTCTGCTGTCTCCTCTCCAACTCCTTCAATGCGGTAACGACCAACCTGGCGCCTGTAGCACCGAGAGGGTGACCAAGAGCGCAGGCACCGCCGTTGACGTTGACCTTTTCGGGGTCGAGGCCCAGCTTTTCGACACAGTAGACGTACATGCTGGCGAAGGCTTCGTTGATCTCGAACAGATCGACCTCGTCTTGCTTTACGCCGGTCTGTGCGAGGAGAGCTGGGATGGCCGAGCTGGGACCGATTCCcatgattcgtggttcgagACCAGTAACAGCACACGAGACGTACTTTCCGAGCACTTTCAggccgagcttgttggcgagcgAACGACGCATGAGGATgacgccagcagcgccgtcgGTGATCTGCGAAGCGTTACCCCCGGTGGTGTTGGACGGTGCCCACTGAGGGAAAGCCGACTTGATTTTGCCGAGTGATTCGGCCGTCGTTCCGGCACGCGGTCCCTCGTCCGCGCTCACTACTGTCGTCTGTTTCGCACCGTCCTTGCCAACAGTGGGGACGGAAATGGGGAAGATCTCGGCATCAAATTTGCCCTGCGACTGCGCCTGAATCGCACGCAGGTGAGAACGCGCCGCATACTCGTCCATCTTTGCGCGCGAAATGTTAAAGTCTTTGGCGACATTCTCCGAGGTCCAGCCCATGGGCATCTTACAGTCGTCTGCCTCCTGGCTGACCCTGCTCAGTTCCTCTGAGATGACCGTGGGTCGCTTGGGCTGTGTCGACATGTGTTCGATACCACACGCCAGACCACACTCGATCTCACCAGCCTGGATACCGTTGGCGATAGTGCGGATCGCCATGAGACCAGAAGAGCAGAATCGGTTGACCACAATCGCCGGCGTCGTGTTGGGAATCCCGGCAGCGAGAGCGGCAGCACGCACGTAGTAGGGCGCCTCGTCGTTGTGCACATTTCCAACCACGATGTCTTGAATGAGAGCCGGGTCGATGGCGGACGAAGCAATGAGCGATTTGAAGAACTCGTAGCAAAGAAGGTCGAACTTCGAGTCCTTCATGGATCCCTTGTAGGCTTTGGTGAAGGGCGTACGTCCGGCGGCGACAATGACAACGTCCGAGTCGTTCTTGACCATGTGAGCGTGCAGACCCTTGCCTGACCACGAGCGTGGGTCGAGATGCGAAGCAAGCTGAGTGATTCGCTGAGCCATTGTGAATAAATGGTGCTGTGTCGAGGAGTAAGGGACAGAGTGGGTACGGCAGAAAGAGGTGGGAGTAACGGTGAGAGAGCTTCGAGCAAGGAAGAGTGTGTGGAAGGGTATATATCTGTTGGCTGCGCCGTTGTGGAGAAGACAGCCGAAGATGCGGGGAACAGGGAGGACAGCAGCCAGGGGTTTTGAGTCAGGCtgcgcagctcagctcCGGACCTGCAAATTGCCGCTCCCACCGGTTCGGTTGAAACCTTAGAAGATCCTTCTCGCCATTTCGTAAATATCTGTTCTGCTCGACCACCGCTCTCCTTCCACGGTAAAAAGCCCGACATTGACAGCGAAACATCTCATTCAAGCCATACACAATAATCATCGTACGAGATATGATCCACCCCCACGACCGGCCGGAAAGATGCAAAGATGGGTGCAGAGAAACCGGTATTTCTCTGAGGAAACGCTGTGCTTGGTTGGAGTTTCCTTTTCTTGGTTCAAGCCGTCTTTACCGAAATTCCAGCCTGTCGCGCGGTTGGCTTACCGTGATTCGGCTTTTCCCGTCCGAATGCTAGCCTTGTTACTTTGCACTTTcgtgcgaatcgtgaacatTCCATTTCGCTGTTTtcaaattcacgatcagCGGCTGACCATGCTCGTCCTTTGCTTCGTTTGTTCGCATTGGTGAGCTGtgcagcaatcacaaatgaTGCTCCGACATGATCATCCCATTCACTGAACAGACATGGTCGAACACGCTCAATGCCCTTTTCTGGCGTTGTACCTTAAACGGAAGGCCAACCAACTAGTTGAGGACATCGTCTGGACAGTGAACAAAATgcgatattcgtgattgtatttgtgattcgtgattgccagGCAAGAAAAGTGTTCCCAAAAAGGGCTTCGTAAAAGAGCGCCAAAATTGACTGAATTTTATTATATATGCCCTCAACCAAGCTTTCTGGACTTGACCAAATGCGACGAGATACCCGACGCTTCTCCTCCATATCCTCCCTGGAGAGAGGACTGACCACCTTTGAAAACAGCTTGGCGAgagccgagcttcttctttgccTTCTCGTACTTGAGACGTTTCTTGACACGCGGGTTGCGCGATGTCTTGGGACGGTGCGGTGTGAGGCCCTTGTTCTTTTCGATCTGACGAGTGATGCCACGGTGTTCGCCGTCTTCCAGCACGTCGTCCTCCATGAGTGCGAACCTTTCGGCGTTGCGTGCTTCGTCGTACTCGGCCTTTGCTTCGACGCGGGCGCGTTTGCGCGAGGATGCGACCAGGTCGTAATAGTCGGCTgcgtcgtcatcaccgtcgttgtcgtcatcgttgCCAAGACGAGGCTTA of the Mycosarcoma maydis chromosome 2, whole genome shotgun sequence genome contains:
- a CDS encoding putative acetyl-CoA C-acyltransferase, with product MAQRITQLASHLDPRSWSGKGLHAHMVKNDSDVVIVAAGRTPFTKAYKGSMKDSKFDLLCYEFFKSLIASSAIDPALIQDIVVGNVHNDEAPYYVRAAALAAGIPNTTPAIVVNRFCSSGLMAIRTIANGIQAGEIECGLACGIEHMSTQPKRPTVISEELSRVSQEADDCKMPMGWTSENVAKDFNISRAKMDEYAARSHLRAIQAQSQGKFDAEIFPISVPTVGKDGAKQTTVVSADEGPRAGTTAESLGKIKSAFPQWAPSNTTGGNASQITDGAAGVILMRRSLANKLGLKVLGKYVSCAVTGLEPRIMGIGPSSAIPALLAQTGVKQDEVDLFEINEAFASMYVYCVEKLGLDPEKVNVNGGACALGHPLGATGARLVVTALKELERRQQKVAVVSMCIGLGMGAAGLILRED